A region of Ictidomys tridecemlineatus isolate mIctTri1 chromosome 4, mIctTri1.hap1, whole genome shotgun sequence DNA encodes the following proteins:
- the Cntf gene encoding ciliary neurotrophic factor: protein MAFAEHSPRTPRRRDLCSRSIWLARKIRSDLTALMESYVKHQGLNKNVNLDSVDGVPVASTDQWSELTEAERLQENLQAYRTFHVMLARLLEDQQVHFTPTQGDFHQAIHTILLQVSAFTYQLEELMVLLEHKIPPNESDGMPVVGDGGLFEKKLWGLKVLRELSQWTVRSIHDLRVISSHQTGIPAHESQYVAKDKKM from the exons ATGGCTTTTGCAGAGCATTCACCACGGACCCCTCGCCGACGGGACCTCTGTAGCCGTTCCATCTGGCTAGCAAGGAAGATTCGTTCAGACCTGACTGCCCTTATGGAATCTTAT GTGAAGCATCAGGGCCTGAACAAGAATGTCAACCTGGACTCTGTGGATGGTGTGCCAGTAGCAAGCACTGATCAGTGGAGTGAGCTAACAGAGGCAGAGAGACTCCAAGAGAACCTCCAAGCTTACCGTACCTTCCATGTTATGTTGGCCAGACTTTTAGAAGACCAGCAGGTACATTTTACTCCAACCCAAGGTGACTTCCATCAAGCCATACATACCATTCTGCTCCAAGTTTCGGCCTTCACCTACCAGCTAGAGGAGTTAATGGTGCTCCTGGAGCACAAAATCCCCCCAAATGAGTCTGACGGGATGCCAGTTGTTGGAGATGGTGGTCTCTTTGAGAAGAAGCTGTGGGGCCTAAAGGTGCTTCGAGAGCTTTCACAGTGGACCGTGAGGTCTATCCATGACCTTCGTGTCATTTCTTCCCATCAGACGGGGATCCCAGCACATGAGAGCCAATATGTTGCTAAGGACAAGAAGATGTAG